A genomic window from Leptospira andrefontaineae includes:
- a CDS encoding potassium channel family protein has protein sequence MRKKRIAVIGLGDFGIELVKRLYEDGQEVTAVDQDKSKIDRIREFSTYCVAIDSTDESELKEHGLDEMDAVVLAIGDNFENLIVTADSLKKIGAVNIFARYQSDLNKRVLQMLGIENLFNPEEQAAHSMAEQLANSSVKGVTLLGQDYRILEAVVPKHMQGKTVQGAKLREEWNLNLITVKRPKKTRRKSDRKDEEVLGIPSPNLVLSEGDILVLFGKAEDLEQMIGNR, from the coding sequence ATGAGAAAGAAAAGGATCGCTGTCATCGGCCTCGGAGATTTCGGGATAGAACTTGTAAAACGACTTTATGAAGACGGACAAGAAGTCACAGCTGTTGATCAGGATAAAAGCAAGATAGATCGTATCAGAGAATTTTCTACTTACTGTGTTGCGATAGATTCTACTGACGAATCGGAATTGAAAGAGCATGGTTTGGATGAGATGGATGCGGTGGTTTTAGCTATCGGAGATAATTTCGAAAATCTGATCGTTACTGCGGACTCTTTAAAAAAGATAGGTGCGGTCAATATATTCGCTCGATACCAATCTGATCTGAATAAAAGAGTTTTGCAGATGTTAGGGATCGAGAACTTATTCAATCCGGAAGAACAAGCCGCTCATTCTATGGCGGAACAACTTGCAAATAGTAGCGTAAAAGGTGTAACCTTACTTGGACAGGATTATAGGATCTTAGAAGCTGTTGTCCCAAAACATATGCAAGGCAAAACTGTTCAAGGTGCAAAACTTAGAGAAGAATGGAACTTAAATCTGATCACAGTCAAAAGACCTAAAAAGACCAGAAGAAAATCGGATCGAAAAGACGAAGAAGTTTTAGGAATTCCTTCTCCTAATCTGGTATTGTCGGAAGGAGATATATTAGTTCTATTCGGAAAAGCAGAAGACCTGGAACAGATGATCGGAAATCGGTAA
- a CDS encoding TrkH family potassium uptake protein, producing the protein MNPFLDPALRTKLVSEWGRISIFFEENIKPILRFIFGVSGVISLFILIFLYGFYYPPEWIHPLRLVTMTIVWYLVIYEFLSFLFTLNPYKAYLKFHKIETFVVLLVILQFFFEEKIESILSQQRTEEVVLLFLTLSQLTLAFGGFAHFLRRARLSLGKISPSLVMTGSFAILIFLGTAALCLPRAEARPLQLVDLFFTAVSAVCVTGLSTIDVSQDLTGTGQVILMVLVQLGGLGLMTLTVFFALVLEGQVSVTEKLIVKDLFSQESIGRAGSILKQVAYQTFAIEGIGSVFLYFTFPKDLGFSQKELIFQSIFHSITGFCNAGFALFPKGLAEPYFRESYTFISTLMILIVLGGLGFPTVNQLLKKIRFDGESFRYRFSLGSKLILITTLFLLLFGWISYWILERNFSLKDLSWYDQAFHSLFYSVTTRTAGFNTLDISSMGIPMVFVSLFLMWVGASPNSTGGGIKTSTLALAVLQFNQFFTGKERVDVFGRTVAENSLSRASVAIVLSMFIIFSGILFLVCFEKPMPFLDICYEVVSAYGTTGLSRGITSKFEAPGKLLLCFVMFVGRVGVLTVLLAFVPKRKPRRYWYPEEYVVVG; encoded by the coding sequence ATGAATCCTTTTTTAGATCCCGCGTTACGGACAAAACTAGTTTCCGAATGGGGAAGGATCTCTATCTTCTTCGAAGAGAATATAAAACCTATTTTAAGATTTATATTCGGAGTCTCCGGGGTTATTTCTCTTTTTATACTGATCTTTCTATACGGGTTTTATTACCCACCTGAATGGATCCATCCGCTTCGTCTAGTTACCATGACCATAGTTTGGTACCTGGTAATTTATGAATTTCTAAGTTTTCTATTCACATTAAATCCATATAAGGCTTATTTAAAATTTCATAAGATAGAAACATTTGTAGTCTTACTGGTGATCTTGCAATTCTTCTTCGAAGAAAAAATAGAATCCATTCTTTCCCAACAGAGAACGGAAGAAGTTGTGCTCTTGTTTTTAACATTAAGCCAATTGACCTTAGCATTCGGTGGGTTCGCACATTTTTTAAGAAGGGCCAGACTTTCTCTCGGAAAAATTTCTCCTTCTTTAGTGATGACTGGAAGTTTTGCGATTCTGATCTTTTTGGGAACAGCTGCATTATGCCTTCCTCGAGCAGAAGCAAGACCTCTTCAATTAGTGGATCTTTTTTTCACTGCGGTAAGTGCAGTATGTGTCACAGGTTTAAGTACGATAGATGTTTCCCAGGATTTAACCGGAACGGGACAGGTCATCTTGATGGTTCTTGTTCAGCTAGGTGGTCTGGGGCTAATGACATTGACCGTATTTTTTGCATTGGTTCTGGAAGGACAGGTATCTGTTACTGAAAAACTGATCGTAAAAGATCTGTTCAGCCAAGAATCGATAGGAAGAGCAGGTTCGATCTTAAAACAGGTTGCCTACCAAACATTTGCGATAGAAGGGATCGGTTCCGTTTTTCTATACTTTACTTTTCCGAAAGACCTGGGGTTTTCCCAAAAAGAACTTATCTTTCAATCTATATTTCATTCTATAACAGGATTTTGTAATGCGGGCTTTGCACTTTTTCCAAAAGGATTAGCGGAACCTTATTTTAGAGAGTCTTATACATTTATTTCTACATTGATGATCTTGATTGTGCTCGGCGGGTTAGGTTTTCCGACCGTAAATCAACTTTTAAAAAAAATTAGATTCGATGGAGAATCTTTTAGGTATCGTTTTTCCTTGGGCTCTAAGCTGATCCTGATCACTACATTGTTCTTATTACTCTTCGGTTGGATATCCTACTGGATCTTAGAAAGGAATTTTAGTTTGAAGGACTTGAGCTGGTATGACCAGGCATTTCATTCTTTATTCTATTCAGTCACAACAAGGACGGCGGGCTTTAATACACTGGATATTTCTTCCATGGGAATCCCGATGGTATTCGTAAGTCTATTTTTGATGTGGGTGGGCGCTTCTCCAAATTCTACCGGAGGAGGTATCAAAACTTCTACACTAGCGCTTGCGGTCTTACAATTTAATCAATTCTTTACAGGAAAGGAAAGAGTGGATGTTTTCGGAAGAACTGTCGCAGAAAATTCTCTTTCCAGAGCATCTGTCGCAATTGTACTTTCAATGTTTATAATATTCTCCGGGATCTTATTTTTGGTCTGTTTCGAGAAACCTATGCCTTTTCTGGATATTTGTTACGAGGTAGTTTCCGCGTACGGGACCACCGGTCTTTCTAGAGGGATCACCTCTAAGTTTGAAGCGCCTGGAAAATTACTTTTATGTTTTGTAATGTTCGTGGGAAGAGTTGGAGTGCTAACTGTGTTATTAGCTTTTGTTCCAAAACGGAAACCTAGAAGATACTGGTATCCCGAAGAATATGTTGTGGTCGGTTAA
- a CDS encoding adenosine deaminase gives MDSNLGFADLHNHLYGSLKPELLRQMGLNNPSPRWEIFTKPFQELYGKSINTETFFEDHKSLEDFKKIYLFNHQGPFPEFQAKFNLIIALSKFDPQEIKFVSKHITKDQYEEGVVFGEYRIMYSPLDTYEGIYSKTLAACEGFEEAESELSGKAKSRLVVSLHRDGEVFKEYEMLKEMMEKDPLIKKYLVGLDFCYIEEGFPPKGKREFLKEVQKDNIAETSTALTVLYHVGESFLDKTLLSASRWVVESAEWGAHRLGHAIAVGLDPNAYLGKKILELVSEREDTLRFELDHWEEISKYGELPPKKRLESELDSIRHKEKVEISVTENLVSETKAFQEYCMDRIKNTNAVIESCPSSNEYIGMVRDKAHHPLVRFARNDLKFTISTDDPGIFGTNIKEEYEKAESLGLDTEFLEKIRKNSFQYTSEILSGRIKSEQGAVL, from the coding sequence ATGGATTCGAATCTAGGATTTGCAGACCTTCATAATCATCTATACGGTAGCCTGAAACCTGAACTTCTTAGGCAGATGGGATTAAATAATCCGTCTCCTCGTTGGGAAATTTTTACAAAACCTTTCCAAGAACTTTATGGAAAGTCCATCAACACAGAAACTTTCTTCGAAGATCATAAATCTTTGGAAGATTTTAAAAAGATCTACTTATTTAATCATCAAGGTCCTTTTCCCGAGTTCCAAGCAAAGTTTAATCTGATCATTGCACTTTCTAAATTCGATCCACAAGAGATCAAATTTGTATCTAAACATATCACCAAGGATCAATACGAAGAAGGTGTAGTATTTGGAGAATACCGTATTATGTACTCTCCACTCGATACTTATGAGGGTATTTATTCTAAAACTTTAGCTGCTTGCGAAGGTTTCGAAGAAGCGGAGTCCGAACTTTCCGGAAAGGCAAAATCTCGTTTAGTAGTTTCCTTACATAGAGACGGAGAAGTTTTTAAAGAATACGAGATGTTAAAAGAGATGATGGAAAAAGATCCTCTCATCAAAAAATATCTAGTTGGATTAGATTTTTGTTATATTGAAGAAGGTTTCCCGCCCAAAGGTAAAAGGGAATTTCTAAAAGAAGTGCAAAAAGATAATATTGCGGAAACTTCTACAGCACTTACCGTTTTATATCATGTGGGAGAATCTTTCCTGGATAAAACTCTTCTCTCTGCATCTCGTTGGGTTGTCGAATCTGCAGAATGGGGAGCTCATAGACTTGGACATGCGATTGCAGTCGGCCTAGATCCTAACGCTTATCTCGGAAAAAAGATTTTAGAACTAGTTTCCGAAAGAGAAGATACTCTTAGATTCGAATTGGATCATTGGGAAGAAATTTCCAAATATGGAGAATTACCTCCTAAAAAAAGATTAGAATCCGAATTGGATTCGATCCGACATAAGGAGAAGGTAGAAATTTCCGTTACTGAAAACCTGGTCTCTGAAACAAAGGCATTTCAAGAGTATTGTATGGACCGGATCAAAAATACGAATGCTGTCATTGAGTCTTGCCCTAGTTCCAATGAGTATATTGGAATGGTAAGAGACAAGGCACATCATCCTTTGGTCCGATTCGCTCGTAATGATCTAAAATTTACGATCTCTACTGATGATCCTGGAATTTTCGGGACCAATATCAAAGAAGAATATGAGAAAGCCGAAAGTTTGGGATTGGATACTGAATTTTTGGAAAAGATCAGAAAGAATTCGTTTCAGTATACATCCGAAATTCTTTCCGGAAGAATTAAATCAGAACAAGGAGCAGTTCTCTAA
- a CDS encoding MATE family efflux transporter — translation MASLYKKILKLYRPSRLNVKILSLALPVVFGMLSQSLVWITDTVMVGYLGQNAIAAIGIGGTCYYTLVAFLIGFSMGVQIIVARRFGEGKKSEIGKVGVSTLYLSVLLGCFLSISGPWISESLMFWIGPEKTVNTLGTEYLYFRFIGSGFYFLGFCFRGFMDGLGLTKAGFVSMAVTTIANIIFNWLLIYGNLGFSPMGIGGAGLASSIAGFAGLLVFPIFFFYYRLGKYFEGVNLLPSKEHLIEIFKVGIPPGFEEGLVNVAFVIFSKIQGLVSILAVAASNVLFSTLSFAFLPGYAFGVAATTILGQAMGAKKYKLAYHSAFRSAFISAHVMGFIGLCFIFLGKTIVYAMTRDQTLVEECYPVLLLLGVIQIGDAYHMVIGAALRGAGLQNYVFRIYILLTYTVMLPLSYLFGIVWKGGTLGIWAAIFVWIASLSLIFIYEFRKKNWVKGTV, via the coding sequence TTGGCCTCTTTATATAAAAAAATACTCAAACTGTATCGCCCTAGTCGATTAAACGTTAAAATCCTTTCCTTAGCTCTGCCGGTTGTTTTCGGAATGTTAAGTCAATCTTTGGTTTGGATCACTGATACAGTAATGGTCGGATATCTTGGGCAAAATGCAATCGCGGCTATCGGTATAGGTGGAACCTGTTATTACACTCTTGTTGCATTCCTGATCGGATTTTCTATGGGAGTACAGATCATAGTCGCAAGAAGGTTTGGGGAAGGTAAAAAATCCGAAATAGGAAAAGTAGGAGTCTCTACACTTTATCTCTCCGTACTTTTAGGATGTTTCTTATCAATATCCGGACCTTGGATTTCAGAATCGCTTATGTTCTGGATCGGTCCGGAAAAAACGGTCAACACACTTGGAACTGAATATTTATATTTTAGATTTATAGGCAGCGGATTTTATTTTTTAGGATTCTGTTTCAGAGGGTTCATGGATGGTCTTGGATTAACCAAGGCAGGCTTTGTTTCCATGGCAGTAACCACTATCGCAAACATAATCTTTAACTGGCTACTGATCTACGGAAATTTAGGATTTTCTCCTATGGGGATCGGAGGTGCCGGACTTGCATCTTCGATAGCAGGATTTGCAGGGCTCTTAGTATTTCCTATATTCTTTTTTTATTATAGATTAGGAAAATATTTCGAAGGAGTAAACCTTCTGCCAAGCAAAGAACATTTAATAGAAATATTCAAAGTAGGAATTCCTCCCGGCTTTGAAGAAGGTTTAGTAAACGTTGCTTTCGTGATCTTCTCCAAGATCCAAGGATTAGTTTCTATACTTGCAGTTGCCGCATCAAATGTCCTGTTTTCGACATTAAGTTTTGCATTCTTACCCGGATATGCGTTCGGAGTAGCTGCGACTACGATTTTAGGTCAGGCAATGGGAGCTAAAAAATACAAGCTAGCTTATCATTCTGCATTTCGTTCCGCATTCATTTCAGCGCACGTCATGGGATTCATAGGTTTATGTTTTATCTTCTTAGGAAAAACGATCGTGTACGCGATGACCAGAGACCAAACCTTGGTGGAAGAATGTTATCCTGTGCTTCTATTATTAGGTGTTATCCAGATCGGAGATGCATATCATATGGTGATCGGTGCTGCCTTAAGAGGAGCAGGATTGCAGAACTATGTCTTTAGGATCTATATTCTTCTTACTTATACAGTAATGCTTCCATTGTCTTATCTTTTCGGGATCGTATGGAAAGGTGGAACTCTTGGGATATGGGCCGCGATATTCGTTTGGATCGCTTCACTTTCCCTGATTTTTATATATGAATTCAGAAAGAAAAATTGGGTAAAAGGGACAGTTTAA
- the gmd gene encoding GDP-mannose 4,6-dehydratase translates to MKKALITGITGQDGSYLTELLLEKKYEVHGIVRRTSSLNRDRIEHLRGNSNLILHYGDLTDSSNLNRVLEKVQPDEIYNLAAQSHVGVSFEVPEYTAEVDAVGTLRILDAIKQTGVKSRFYQASTSELYGKVQAVPQDEKTPFYPRSPYAVAKLYAYWAVVNYREAFGLHASNGILFNHESPRRGEGFVTRKITLGVAGLVSGKGGPIHLGNIDAKRDWGYAPDYVNMMWMMLQQSEPDDYVVATNETHTVREFIEESFRHLDIQVEWKGKGDQEKGYNKKDGKLLIEVDPNFYRPTEVDLLIGDPAKAKAKLGWEPKVKFKELVEIMIKADCKAAGINI, encoded by the coding sequence ATGAAAAAGGCGCTTATTACAGGGATCACCGGACAGGACGGATCCTATCTTACCGAACTTCTTTTGGAAAAAAAATACGAAGTACACGGGATCGTCCGTAGAACCAGCTCTTTAAACCGAGATCGGATCGAACATCTACGAGGAAACTCCAATCTTATTCTACATTATGGAGACTTAACCGATTCCAGTAACCTAAACAGGGTTTTGGAAAAAGTCCAACCAGACGAAATTTATAATTTAGCTGCCCAATCTCACGTAGGAGTTTCCTTCGAAGTTCCTGAATACACTGCAGAAGTGGACGCAGTCGGAACTTTAAGAATTTTAGATGCGATCAAACAAACAGGAGTGAAATCAAGATTCTACCAAGCTTCTACTTCTGAATTGTACGGAAAAGTGCAGGCTGTTCCTCAGGACGAAAAAACCCCATTCTATCCAAGATCACCTTATGCAGTCGCAAAATTATACGCTTACTGGGCTGTAGTAAACTATAGAGAAGCTTTTGGATTACATGCTTCTAATGGAATTTTATTCAACCATGAATCTCCAAGAAGGGGAGAAGGTTTCGTAACCAGAAAAATCACCCTTGGAGTCGCTGGTCTTGTTTCTGGAAAAGGTGGCCCGATCCATTTAGGAAATATAGACGCAAAAAGAGACTGGGGATACGCACCAGATTACGTAAACATGATGTGGATGATGTTACAACAATCCGAACCTGATGATTATGTAGTAGCAACTAATGAAACACATACAGTCAGAGAATTTATAGAAGAATCCTTTAGACACCTGGACATTCAGGTTGAATGGAAAGGAAAAGGAGACCAAGAGAAAGGTTATAATAAGAAGGACGGAAAACTTTTAATCGAAGTAGATCCTAATTTTTACAGACCAACCGAAGTGGATCTTCTTATCGGAGATCCGGCAAAAGCAAAAGCAAAACTTGGTTGGGAACCTAAGGTTAAATTTAAAGAGTTAGTTGAGATCATGATCAAGGCAGATTGTAAAGCTGCTGGGATCAATATCTGA
- a CDS encoding SH3 domain-containing protein, giving the protein MKSFSILFIFFILSFDVLNASDTKVLYVTAKSGLTLREKPGIKSKAITLIPAFSSVLKKKQTIELSNQERINNRTGNWVLISYKEFNGYAFDGYLSSIEPDPKNFFVGEYTSDLGLSKNFYPSYLYLNSNHQFEITVNLCHDFGTISGNWKSEVSKEETFVVLEPQKSDFGLKNLDKLKIIFLKSEEGLQFSTFISDKADPVHIGCDFGERLFFIKK; this is encoded by the coding sequence GTGAAAAGTTTTTCGATCCTTTTTATATTTTTCATACTATCCTTCGATGTTCTTAATGCATCGGATACTAAAGTATTATATGTAACGGCAAAATCCGGACTCACTCTCCGAGAAAAACCGGGAATAAAATCGAAAGCAATTACTTTAATCCCGGCTTTCTCTTCCGTACTTAAGAAAAAACAAACCATTGAACTAAGCAACCAAGAACGAATCAATAACAGAACCGGAAACTGGGTTCTTATTTCTTATAAAGAATTTAACGGATACGCTTTTGACGGTTATTTGTCTTCGATAGAACCAGACCCTAAGAATTTTTTTGTGGGTGAATATACTTCCGATTTAGGTTTATCTAAAAACTTTTATCCTTCATATCTCTATTTGAATTCGAATCATCAATTTGAAATAACAGTTAATTTATGTCATGATTTCGGAACGATTTCCGGAAATTGGAAATCGGAAGTAAGCAAGGAAGAGACATTCGTCGTTCTTGAACCGCAAAAAAGCGATTTTGGCCTGAAAAATCTCGACAAACTGAAAATTATATTTTTGAAATCTGAAGAAGGTTTACAGTTCAGTACTTTTATTTCTGACAAAGCAGATCCAGTCCATATTGGTTGCGATTTCGGAGAACGCCTTTTCTTCATAAAAAAATAA
- a CDS encoding Crp/Fnr family transcriptional regulator, with translation MSNGFFQIVNYPKGSYVIVEGKKEAHNFFIIRQGKVRVTRENQVVGEDPNQLLGPGDFFGVVAAMSQHAQIESAIALTDVSLIQVSYDQFGTLIQKNTPVAMKIIRYFSMKLRQFDSTITRLSFRTAVEEDPNQLFAIGEYYFNQKNTLHAAYAFQKYLQYLPNGQFATQAKLKLQTVNQPVAPPPIDYTKFNRAYGDNEMIFCEHEPGRELYIIQHGRVKITKIVDSNEVLLAVLQSGDIFGEMALLDNKPRSASAIAWGEVQLLAINKANFEGMVKAQPQLATRLITLLSERIWTAYKQLANLLISDPQGRVADTLLTLVEKNRVKVIPKSTYNFEIGTKDLIKMVGLTYPKDENLVLDLISKNKFIKLDQGKISCTDLVELEKLVQAFRKKSQIDAKIKKRA, from the coding sequence ATGTCCAACGGCTTCTTTCAAATCGTGAATTACCCGAAAGGGTCCTATGTCATCGTCGAAGGCAAGAAAGAAGCCCATAATTTCTTTATCATCCGACAAGGCAAGGTTAGGGTCACCCGCGAAAACCAAGTAGTAGGTGAGGACCCGAACCAACTTTTGGGGCCTGGGGATTTTTTCGGAGTGGTTGCTGCAATGAGCCAGCACGCTCAGATCGAATCTGCAATTGCTCTCACTGACGTTTCTTTAATTCAGGTTAGTTATGATCAGTTCGGAACTCTGATCCAAAAAAATACTCCGGTAGCGATGAAGATCATTCGTTACTTCTCCATGAAACTCAGACAGTTCGACTCTACGATCACTCGTCTGTCTTTCCGTACTGCTGTTGAAGAAGATCCGAACCAGTTATTTGCGATCGGAGAATATTATTTCAACCAAAAGAACACTCTTCACGCTGCTTATGCTTTCCAGAAGTACTTACAATATCTTCCTAATGGCCAGTTTGCTACTCAGGCAAAACTAAAATTACAAACAGTCAATCAACCAGTTGCTCCTCCTCCCATAGATTATACAAAGTTTAACCGTGCATATGGCGACAACGAGATGATCTTCTGCGAGCACGAGCCAGGTAGAGAATTGTATATTATCCAACATGGAAGAGTAAAGATCACTAAGATCGTGGACTCTAACGAAGTGCTTCTCGCAGTTTTACAAAGCGGGGACATTTTCGGAGAAATGGCACTCTTAGATAATAAACCTAGATCCGCTTCTGCAATTGCTTGGGGAGAAGTTCAACTTCTTGCTATTAACAAAGCAAACTTTGAAGGAATGGTTAAGGCTCAGCCACAATTGGCAACTAGGCTGATCACACTTCTTTCTGAAAGGATTTGGACTGCTTATAAACAGCTTGCTAACTTGCTTATTTCCGATCCTCAAGGAAGGGTCGCTGATACATTACTCACTCTTGTGGAAAAAAACAGAGTTAAAGTTATTCCTAAGTCCACCTACAATTTCGAGATCGGTACGAAAGACTTGATCAAGATGGTAGGATTAACTTATCCTAAAGATGAGAACCTGGTCCTTGATCTGATCTCCAAAAATAAATTTATAAAATTAGATCAGGGAAAAATTTCCTGCACGGATCTTGTCGAATTAGAAAAATTAGTACAAGCATTCCGCAAAAAATCGCAGATAGACGCTAAGATCAAAAAACGTGCCTAG
- a CDS encoding tetratricopeptide repeat protein: MFSGFYFKGIHFPFFSNVASKASGLSRILVLFLLIFLFSFSTFAQGENPSKQGPSDPDILFRIAEEAYKDRRFYKAAESLRNFLVLYPGNSKKNRVLSLLKDCFLKLDRPEKALEVSLDLYKMEPTGEFGLESYLEAGRLLAKMGEIDQAKQIFSSICRQSYSRAMAEKAALEFSGIDLLSDGEESSPEGESCREK, from the coding sequence TTGTTTTCCGGATTTTATTTTAAGGGCATACATTTTCCCTTTTTCTCGAACGTTGCTTCAAAAGCGTCTGGTCTCTCCCGAATCCTAGTCTTATTCCTTCTTATTTTTTTATTCTCCTTCTCCACATTTGCTCAAGGGGAGAATCCTTCCAAACAAGGACCTTCTGATCCCGACATTCTGTTTAGGATCGCTGAGGAAGCATATAAGGACCGTCGCTTTTACAAGGCAGCGGAAAGTCTTCGTAACTTCTTGGTTCTTTATCCCGGAAATTCTAAAAAAAATAGGGTGCTTAGCCTTCTCAAAGATTGTTTTCTGAAGTTGGATCGCCCTGAAAAAGCATTAGAAGTGAGTCTGGACCTGTATAAAATGGAACCGACAGGAGAATTTGGGTTAGAATCCTACTTGGAAGCCGGGCGCCTACTCGCCAAGATGGGAGAAATCGACCAGGCGAAGCAGATTTTCTCCTCTATTTGCAGACAATCTTACTCCAGAGCTATGGCAGAGAAAGCCGCACTGGAGTTCTCCGGTATCGATCTACTTTCGGATGGGGAAGAATCTTCTCCGGAAGGGGAATCTTGTCGCGAAAAATAA
- a CDS encoding LIC10235 family protein, whose protein sequence is MKPKKVTNDDLEKIIAGVKTQAVEAIGNYLYKGFRIQVSKYNLSGAERVQLLYQRRRKEGLCIVCGTKVGKKNPSTGRLYRLCEFHRKKIDKKK, encoded by the coding sequence ATGAAACCAAAGAAAGTCACTAACGATGATTTGGAAAAGATCATCGCCGGGGTAAAAACTCAAGCTGTTGAAGCTATAGGTAATTACCTCTATAAAGGATTTCGCATTCAGGTTAGTAAATACAACCTGTCTGGGGCGGAGAGGGTTCAGCTCCTTTACCAAAGGAGAAGGAAAGAAGGTCTTTGTATCGTCTGCGGCACTAAAGTAGGTAAAAAAAATCCGTCTACTGGTAGGTTGTATCGCCTCTGTGAATTCCACCGGAAGAAAATAGATAAAAAAAAGTAA
- a CDS encoding glycerophosphodiester phosphodiesterase has product MTDPFFLPKPWVIAHRGDSGEYPENTMSSFQKAWELKADWIELDIIHSADGKIVVIHDDTLDRTTDQKGEVKLLPFNIIRKADAGSWKDPRFKGEKIPDLWEVWDYLKSKNIGLNVEIKSGAYEEIPIETPIEQELIDYTKQNSLFHKTLFSSFCWDSLVRIRELSIEAKLGILIGEETSSWMEALDLGFRLNAFSLNLSAKDLDKETVSKIQKEGFKVLVYTLNTEEELKFGIDLGVDGIFTNYPKRMRSLLT; this is encoded by the coding sequence ATGACAGACCCATTCTTCCTTCCTAAACCTTGGGTAATTGCTCATAGGGGAGACAGCGGGGAATATCCGGAAAATACGATGAGTTCCTTTCAAAAAGCCTGGGAGCTTAAGGCGGATTGGATAGAACTAGATATCATTCATTCCGCTGATGGTAAGATCGTAGTCATACACGATGATACATTGGATAGAACCACTGATCAAAAAGGAGAAGTGAAACTTCTTCCATTTAATATCATCCGTAAGGCGGATGCAGGCTCTTGGAAAGACCCAAGGTTTAAAGGGGAGAAGATACCGGATCTTTGGGAAGTCTGGGATTATCTAAAATCCAAGAATATCGGACTGAATGTGGAAATTAAATCAGGAGCTTACGAAGAGATCCCGATCGAAACTCCTATTGAACAAGAACTGATCGATTACACAAAACAAAACTCTCTCTTTCATAAAACATTATTCTCTTCCTTCTGCTGGGACTCTTTGGTTCGTATTAGAGAATTATCGATAGAGGCAAAACTTGGCATCTTGATTGGAGAGGAAACTTCTTCTTGGATGGAAGCATTGGATCTTGGTTTCAGATTGAACGCTTTCAGTTTGAATCTTTCTGCAAAGGATTTGGATAAGGAAACAGTTTCCAAGATCCAGAAAGAAGGGTTTAAGGTTTTAGTTTATACTTTGAATACTGAAGAAGAATTGAAGTTCGGTATTGATTTAGGTGTGGATGGGATCTTTACGAATTACCCTAAAAGAATGAGATCCTTGCTTACTTGA
- a CDS encoding phasin-related domain-containing protein, producing the protein MEKQLLDILNAGIGLLKSGQEGLDKAKVDLEKTYGELVAKGAADNSEGSVKIRESVDKLLNEIKEVSTVAGKNYEETRGKIVEKYNQISEEIKKRVPEGQLDAVKAKLTEVAETIKATAKGKA; encoded by the coding sequence ATGGAAAAACAACTGTTGGACATTCTTAACGCTGGAATCGGACTTTTGAAATCTGGACAAGAAGGATTAGACAAAGCGAAAGTGGATTTGGAAAAAACCTACGGAGAATTAGTAGCTAAAGGTGCTGCAGACAATTCTGAAGGTTCTGTAAAAATTCGCGAGTCTGTGGATAAACTTTTGAACGAAATCAAAGAAGTTTCCACTGTTGCCGGTAAAAACTACGAAGAAACTCGTGGTAAGATCGTTGAGAAGTACAATCAAATCTCCGAAGAGATCAAAAAACGCGTTCCAGAAGGCCAATTAGACGCTGTTAAAGCTAAATTGACCGAAGTAGCTGAAACAATCAAAGCTACTGCAAAAGGAAAAGCTTAA